In the genome of Thiomicrospira aerophila AL3, one region contains:
- a CDS encoding flavodoxin domain-containing protein — protein MFNWLKAPFQSTTPVLKPALAGLQQADWLILYASQSGKAKRLAHQTAEQLAPAQVKVLSLGELNPADLVFFKQILFVVATFGDGRAPDAALSFAKKMSKTKVDLTQLNFGLLGLGNRQYDVFCAFGKALNQWLLDHHAQPLFDAVWVDQMDQAAITTWYKLVQSAI, from the coding sequence ATGTTTAATTGGCTAAAAGCCCCTTTTCAGTCAACCACGCCGGTTTTAAAACCGGCTTTAGCAGGTCTGCAACAAGCGGATTGGCTCATCCTCTACGCTTCGCAATCGGGTAAAGCCAAACGCCTCGCCCATCAAACGGCAGAACAGCTCGCGCCCGCCCAAGTTAAGGTACTAAGTTTAGGTGAGCTAAATCCAGCTGACTTGGTATTTTTTAAACAGATATTATTTGTGGTCGCCACCTTTGGTGATGGCCGCGCCCCTGATGCCGCCTTATCCTTTGCCAAAAAAATGTCGAAAACAAAAGTTGATTTAACCCAGCTAAACTTTGGCTTATTAGGTCTAGGCAATCGTCAATATGACGTATTTTGTGCATTCGGCAAAGCGCTGAATCAATGGCTTTTAGACCATCACGCCCAACCCCTGTTTGATGCGGTTTGGGTCGACCAAATGGATCAAGCGGCGATCACGACATGGTACAAATTGGTGCAAAGTGCGATTTAA
- a CDS encoding sensor domain-containing phosphodiesterase translates to MKINSHYQPIVSLAHQRVVGYEALLRAQNNQGQTCSPLEAFLLAETENRVAKFDRECLINHVNKFKKLHTMDQWLFVNLNSVSINPKNLREKLVLEHLKTLNMQPQNIVLEILEDAAKSTSQLKEFVDFYRSLGFLIAIDDFGTGHSNFDRIWELKPNIVKLDRSMLANARGDNARLRWLGRCVDLLRETGALITIEGVETQADALIALDADVDLAQGYFFAKPNPHGEYDSSWLRNELQMLHHRSLFDQTERNRGQTQKKLVLKNMLIEASKAIAQGIDFKQATHELLQHHAVERIYLLNSDGVQIVESLIPEHLASMVKAYAPLSRSDGALWARRAYFRNAMEHPDQVQISTAYIGLPNASLNITFSKVLTRIFSAEKNVLCVDVSASFLNS, encoded by the coding sequence ATGAAAATCAACTCCCATTACCAACCCATTGTAAGTCTTGCTCATCAACGCGTTGTCGGTTATGAAGCACTCCTTAGAGCACAGAATAATCAGGGACAAACCTGCTCCCCTCTAGAAGCCTTTCTTTTAGCTGAAACCGAAAACAGGGTAGCCAAATTTGACCGCGAATGTCTTATTAATCATGTTAATAAATTTAAAAAACTCCACACAATGGATCAATGGTTATTCGTCAACCTAAACAGTGTCTCGATTAATCCTAAAAACCTTAGAGAAAAGCTGGTTTTAGAACATCTAAAAACGCTTAATATGCAGCCACAAAATATTGTGTTAGAAATCCTAGAGGATGCCGCTAAGAGTACCAGTCAACTTAAAGAATTTGTCGATTTTTATCGCTCACTGGGTTTTTTGATCGCCATTGATGATTTTGGCACGGGCCATTCAAATTTTGACCGGATTTGGGAGCTCAAACCTAATATAGTCAAGCTTGATCGTTCGATGTTAGCAAATGCAAGAGGCGATAACGCTCGCTTACGTTGGCTTGGTCGCTGTGTAGATCTGCTCCGAGAAACGGGCGCACTCATAACAATTGAAGGTGTCGAAACCCAGGCTGATGCGTTAATTGCATTAGATGCAGATGTTGACTTAGCCCAAGGGTATTTCTTTGCCAAACCCAATCCTCATGGCGAGTACGATTCATCTTGGTTACGCAATGAATTACAAATGCTGCACCATCGTAGCTTGTTTGACCAAACCGAACGCAACCGCGGACAAACACAAAAAAAACTCGTTCTAAAAAACATGCTTATTGAAGCGTCAAAAGCCATCGCACAAGGCATTGATTTTAAACAAGCGACCCATGAGCTGTTGCAACACCATGCTGTTGAAAGAATCTATTTGTTAAATAGTGATGGTGTTCAAATTGTAGAAAGCTTAATACCTGAGCACCTAGCAAGTATGGTGAAAGCTTACGCGCCTTTAAGTCGCAGCGATGGTGCATTATGGGCGCGACGCGCTTATTTTCGTAATGCGATGGAACATCCTGACCAGGTGCAAATATCTACTGCTTACATAGGTCTACCTAATGCCAGTCTTAACATTACCTTTTCAAAGGTGTTAACGCGGATTTTTTCAGCCGAAAAAAATGTGTTATGCGTAGATGTGTCTGCGAGCTTTTTAAACTCATAA
- the mobA gene encoding molybdenum cofactor guanylyltransferase: protein MKKPAPLGVVILAGGRGQRMGGQDKGWLNLNDQPIITHLLSQWRQSFAGPIVISANRNLADYQALGCLVVTDESVPMGDSTRPYQGPLVGILAAMQTELAEKWLTWPVDAPRLPNWYFNEFANKFNDPNNWLVESYQNSHREPLHIGVDTCLKSHLIDYLKSGQRSVGEWCEDVKRHYPSHLAESIHFQQGVFNLNTPQDWFNYQQGAK from the coding sequence ATGAAAAAACCCGCGCCGCTCGGGGTGGTTATTTTAGCCGGTGGCCGTGGTCAGCGGATGGGTGGACAGGATAAGGGTTGGTTGAACTTAAATGATCAACCGATCATTACTCACTTGCTCAGCCAGTGGCGCCAAAGTTTTGCAGGGCCAATTGTTATTAGTGCAAACCGAAATTTAGCAGATTACCAAGCATTAGGTTGCTTGGTTGTAACAGATGAATCAGTGCCTATGGGTGATTCAACTAGGCCATATCAAGGTCCTTTAGTAGGAATACTGGCAGCTATGCAGACAGAATTGGCTGAAAAGTGGCTCACCTGGCCTGTTGATGCCCCCAGGCTTCCTAACTGGTACTTTAACGAGTTTGCTAACAAATTTAATGATCCTAATAACTGGCTAGTAGAATCTTATCAAAACAGTCACCGTGAGCCCCTGCATATAGGTGTGGATACCTGCTTAAAAAGTCACTTAATAGACTATCTAAAGTCGGGTCAACGCTCCGTAGGAGAATGGTGTGAAGATGTTAAAAGACATTATCCAAGCCACCTTGCTGAAAGTATTCATTTTCAGCAAGGTGTTTTCAATCTTAATACACCTCAAGATTGGTTTAATTATCAACAAGGTGCGAAGTAA
- a CDS encoding molybdopterin molybdotransferase MoeA, which produces MSSLAQKQTLKASQPSMAVNKKDAKPSGFESIDYDELIAQIDQLVKPTLRTETIPLASANKRILAQDYFANYALPAHATSAMDGFAINTLSFNKFNSLKVVGACWAGDRLQNLAEGCVMSIATGALMPLGANAVVPIEQAKFDANKQFLIEDWPEGWNVKSVGSDLKLGQLLAPKGQVLNARTLGLLASAGVSTVRVVKPLKVLILSNGNELVPLGEACQQGQQYDVNAITLAAWLYSELGIQSDQACLPDNPTQLADFLKAQAQVYDLIITSGGASVGKRDWIRPALADWTAAYAWQINMKPAKPFSLALQQVSEEHQAWLMALPGNPVAAMASMVLVARQVIHNLMNTHVSARRLAFQKQPVFFEWTVPQHKMQWLLVQETRMGLVPLTEQSASHLASFNLADGWVQIPPRHTFKIGSEVKYLSFRGLGLR; this is translated from the coding sequence ATGTCTAGTCTAGCCCAAAAACAAACCCTTAAAGCTAGTCAGCCTAGTATGGCTGTAAATAAAAAAGATGCTAAGCCCTCTGGCTTTGAATCGATAGACTATGACGAACTGATTGCACAAATTGATCAGCTGGTCAAACCCACCCTTAGAACTGAAACGATTCCCTTAGCTAGCGCCAATAAACGCATCCTGGCACAAGATTATTTTGCCAATTATGCATTACCTGCACACGCGACCAGTGCGATGGATGGTTTTGCGATCAACACCCTATCATTCAATAAATTTAACAGCCTTAAAGTAGTGGGGGCTTGCTGGGCCGGTGATCGATTACAGAACTTGGCAGAAGGGTGTGTCATGTCGATTGCCACGGGCGCATTAATGCCCTTAGGCGCTAATGCCGTGGTGCCGATTGAGCAGGCAAAATTCGATGCCAATAAACAATTTTTAATTGAGGATTGGCCAGAAGGGTGGAACGTTAAATCAGTCGGTAGTGATTTAAAATTAGGTCAATTATTAGCCCCAAAAGGTCAAGTGTTAAACGCGAGAACACTTGGGCTGTTGGCATCAGCCGGTGTGAGTACAGTAAGGGTTGTAAAACCGCTCAAGGTGTTAATTCTATCGAATGGCAATGAACTGGTACCGCTTGGCGAAGCTTGCCAGCAAGGGCAACAGTATGATGTGAACGCGATTACCTTGGCGGCTTGGCTGTACAGCGAGTTGGGGATTCAAAGTGACCAGGCCTGTTTGCCGGATAATCCGACGCAATTGGCCGATTTTTTAAAGGCACAAGCCCAAGTCTATGATCTGATTATCACCAGTGGTGGGGCGTCAGTAGGTAAGCGAGATTGGATTCGACCTGCGCTAGCCGATTGGACGGCAGCCTATGCGTGGCAGATTAATATGAAACCCGCTAAGCCATTTAGTTTAGCGCTTCAACAGGTCAGTGAAGAACACCAGGCCTGGTTAATGGCGTTACCGGGCAATCCGGTTGCCGCGATGGCTTCGATGGTTTTAGTCGCTCGCCAGGTAATTCATAACCTAATGAATACACATGTGTCAGCAAGACGTTTAGCCTTCCAAAAACAACCGGTTTTTTTTGAATGGACGGTGCCTCAGCATAAAATGCAGTGGCTGCTAGTACAAGAAACAAGAATGGGGTTAGTGCCTTTGACAGAGCAAAGCGCAAGTCATTTAGCGAGTTTCAATTTAGCAGATGGCTGGGTGCAGATTCCACCTCGTCATACCTTTAAGATAGGCAGTGAGGTAAAGTATCTCTCTTTTCGTGGTTTAGGTTTACGATGA
- a CDS encoding glycosyl transferase family protein: MADHPFAEFLRILGKGPKTRRPLTQDEASQALAMILAGEVTEKQLGAFLLLMRANGETPDELIGFVKGARQSFGLDNQACPAGLHLDWAAYAGKWRYPPYYLLSLKLLAQMGFGILLHGDQGQFAQRQYAQAFLAELNVPIADSLPAARAMLVTPQLVYLPLTQFAEPLREILHLKEEIGVRTVFNTAVKLLNPLNAPVSVQGIFHKGVEQLHLQTAQALGYKTNLVFKGEGGEAEMRPDALSTVYAWQNNTQTEQKMTALIERQQRPEHWDRADLVALWQGKKQDIYGEAAVMATAAVALMGLATIDYATAVARVKQAWAQRYV, encoded by the coding sequence ATGGCTGATCACCCGTTTGCCGAATTCTTACGCATCCTCGGTAAAGGACCCAAAACCCGCCGTCCGCTGACGCAAGACGAAGCGAGTCAGGCCTTGGCGATGATTTTAGCCGGCGAGGTGACGGAGAAACAACTCGGCGCATTTTTGTTGTTGATGCGTGCCAATGGCGAAACGCCGGATGAATTAATTGGGTTTGTGAAGGGCGCGCGCCAGTCTTTTGGGTTGGATAACCAGGCCTGCCCAGCAGGCTTGCATTTGGATTGGGCGGCCTATGCCGGTAAATGGCGCTATCCGCCCTATTATCTATTGAGTTTAAAACTCTTGGCGCAAATGGGGTTTGGTATTTTGTTGCATGGCGATCAAGGGCAGTTTGCCCAGCGTCAGTATGCTCAAGCGTTTTTAGCCGAGTTAAATGTGCCGATTGCTGATTCACTGCCAGCGGCGCGTGCCATGCTGGTTACTCCTCAATTGGTTTATTTACCGCTCACCCAGTTTGCCGAACCTTTGCGCGAGATTTTGCATTTAAAAGAAGAAATTGGGGTACGCACTGTGTTTAACACCGCGGTGAAGTTGTTAAACCCCTTGAACGCGCCAGTTTCAGTACAGGGTATTTTTCACAAGGGCGTGGAGCAGTTACACTTGCAAACGGCTCAAGCCTTGGGTTACAAGACGAATTTAGTGTTTAAAGGTGAGGGTGGTGAAGCGGAAATGCGCCCCGATGCATTAAGCACAGTGTACGCTTGGCAAAACAATACACAAACAGAACAGAAAATGACGGCGCTGATTGAACGCCAACAACGCCCCGAACACTGGGATCGAGCAGATTTAGTGGCCTTGTGGCAAGGCAAAAAACAAGATATTTATGGCGAAGCGGCTGTGATGGCGACCGCTGCGGTGGCGTTAATGGGTTTGGCGACGATAGATTATGCAACAGCAGTGGCACGCGTGAAGCAGGCCTGGGCGCAGCGCTATGTCTAG
- the cysG gene encoding siroheme synthase CysG encodes MDYLPIFMRLKGERVCVIGGGTIAARKSDLFIQAGAKVEIISPELKGEMARMHQAGLVSWQPTAFEPSLITGSKLVLAATDDQAVNEAVHQAATEMGIAVNIADQTELCDYILPSILQRGPITIAVSTGGRSPTFARHLRVQLEQALPTGLGEVALLLRQLRQQYNPLIEEDERKHFWQNLLNSAFYQTALEGRWDEARQICAKAFAGHQTPTGEVFLVGAGPGDPDLLTIKALRILQTADVIVYDRLVSEEIINLTRREAERIYVGKSMSNHTLPQDQINQLLVDLAKQGKKVIRLKGGDPYIFGRGAEEQALLREHGVACTVIPGISSASGIAASTGIPLTHREYAQSVKLVTGHTRQGIVDLDWDCLVDPNQTLVIYMGLSNVEIITRQLIEHGMDPSTPMAVIENGTRANQRVLVTDLAQATEQVAQAQIQAPALMMIGKVVQCVEPSVCIDLAVSTEVRYG; translated from the coding sequence ATGGATTATTTACCGATTTTTATGCGACTCAAGGGTGAACGCGTCTGTGTGATTGGTGGCGGCACGATTGCCGCCCGCAAATCGGATTTGTTTATTCAAGCGGGGGCCAAAGTGGAAATTATTTCACCTGAGTTAAAAGGTGAAATGGCCAGAATGCACCAAGCAGGCCTGGTCAGTTGGCAACCGACGGCATTTGAACCCAGTTTGATTACCGGATCCAAATTGGTATTGGCCGCCACCGATGATCAAGCGGTCAATGAAGCGGTGCATCAAGCCGCCACCGAGATGGGCATTGCGGTCAATATCGCTGACCAAACCGAGTTGTGTGATTACATTTTGCCAAGTATTTTACAGCGTGGCCCGATCACCATAGCGGTGTCTACCGGTGGACGTTCGCCGACCTTTGCACGGCATTTGCGGGTGCAGTTAGAACAAGCCCTGCCAACAGGTTTAGGTGAAGTCGCTTTACTGTTGCGCCAATTGCGTCAGCAATACAATCCGCTGATCGAAGAAGACGAGCGCAAACATTTTTGGCAAAATCTGCTCAACAGTGCCTTTTATCAAACCGCGTTAGAAGGCCGTTGGGATGAGGCCAGACAGATTTGTGCCAAAGCCTTTGCGGGTCATCAAACACCGACGGGTGAAGTATTTTTAGTCGGTGCAGGCCCGGGTGATCCGGATTTACTGACGATTAAAGCCTTGCGGATTTTGCAAACGGCGGATGTGATTGTTTATGACAGGTTGGTATCGGAAGAGATTATTAACCTGACCCGTCGGGAAGCGGAACGGATTTACGTTGGCAAATCCATGTCGAACCATACCCTGCCGCAAGACCAGATTAATCAATTGCTGGTGGATTTGGCGAAGCAGGGTAAAAAAGTGATTCGGTTAAAAGGCGGCGACCCGTATATTTTTGGCCGCGGTGCTGAAGAACAGGCGCTACTTAGAGAGCACGGTGTTGCGTGTACCGTGATACCGGGCATCTCATCCGCATCAGGCATTGCCGCTTCAACCGGGATTCCGTTGACCCATCGAGAGTATGCCCAATCGGTCAAGCTAGTGACCGGCCACACGCGTCAAGGCATCGTGGACTTGGATTGGGATTGCTTGGTTGATCCGAATCAAACGCTGGTGATTTATATGGGGTTGAGTAATGTCGAGATTATTACCCGCCAGCTCATCGAACATGGCATGGATCCAAGCACACCGATGGCGGTGATTGAAAACGGCACGCGCGCTAACCAACGCGTGTTGGTGACGGATTTAGCCCAAGCGACCGAGCAGGTGGCGCAGGCGCAGATTCAAGCACCGGCGTTAATGATGATTGGCAAGGTAGTGCAATGTGTTGAGCCGAGTGTGTGTATTGATTTAGCGGTGAGTACAGAGGTGCGCTATGGCTGA
- a CDS encoding nitrate reductase, with amino-acid sequence MGRTAIASRPNELAPVKTTCPYCGVGCGVAMQPKSGGESWQALGDASHPANFGKLCVKGSALGETLDLTGRLLEPKINGQAVSVEQACQAVAEGLSRVIEQHGPDAVAFYVSGQLLTEDYYVANKLIKGFIGTANIDTNSRLCMASAVVGYKRAFGADAVPCSYEDLEQADLLVLVGSNAAWAHPILYQRMAQAKREQPDKKVVVIDPRRTASCDLADLHLAIKPGTDALLFNGLLAYLAKHNHLDAEFIIEHTEGLVLALDQAEQTAGHDLTQLAQSCGVDEADLTQFFDWFANRPRTVSFYSQGVNQSTSGVDKSNAIINVHLATGRIGKLGAGPFSITGQPNAMGGREVGGLANQLAAHMDFHQPEAIERVARFWRAPKMAQQNGLKAVEMFEAVHRGEIKAIWIMHTNPVVSMPDADFVREALQACELVIVSDNMADTDTTRCANILLPAASWGEKDGTVTNSDRHISRQRAFCKAPGLAQADWWWICQVAQEMGFAEAFNYQTPYQIFMEHVALSAFENDGVISRRDFDLSGLFSLSEQAYQQFAPTPWPVNAQHPHGQARLFADGQFFTANRRAKLIPITPQSPKEKPSPDYPFVLNTGRYRDQWHSMTRTAKTPRLLQHRDEPRLSLHPDDAKSLGLAQGDLAKVSSRLGQVMMPVELDAGLVKGQVFAPIHWTGVYAKHGRIDSLIPSHTDPLSGQPESKHAVVNIQVWSAAYRAGFWTKDTAWQPDDSIGYWVKVPKANAVFWHLADKKAFDLAHWQSANPQLGEPDLRLEDSALGTARFVWLDAQGGLKAVLFVAPSVDLQAPYDWVSGLFDQLSLSQNERYSLLSGMAIEQEDVGAIICSCFQVGDKTLRAAMAQGCDTVQKLGEKTCAGTNCGSCIPELKALLAL; translated from the coding sequence ATGGGTCGCACAGCCATAGCCAGCAGGCCTAATGAATTGGCGCCAGTGAAAACTACCTGCCCCTATTGCGGGGTCGGATGTGGCGTAGCGATGCAACCGAAGTCTGGGGGTGAAAGCTGGCAGGCGCTTGGCGATGCCAGCCATCCGGCCAATTTTGGCAAGTTGTGTGTGAAAGGCAGTGCGTTAGGCGAAACGCTTGATTTAACCGGGCGACTACTTGAGCCGAAAATTAACGGCCAAGCCGTATCAGTTGAGCAGGCCTGCCAAGCAGTGGCAGAGGGTCTAAGCCGAGTGATTGAACAACATGGCCCCGATGCGGTGGCGTTTTATGTGTCAGGGCAGTTGTTAACTGAAGACTATTACGTGGCCAATAAACTGATTAAGGGCTTTATTGGCACGGCGAATATTGATACCAATTCACGTTTGTGTATGGCCTCTGCGGTCGTGGGGTATAAGCGCGCCTTCGGTGCCGATGCGGTGCCGTGCAGTTACGAGGATTTAGAGCAAGCCGATTTGCTGGTGTTGGTCGGCTCGAATGCCGCTTGGGCGCATCCGATTTTGTATCAACGCATGGCGCAAGCCAAACGTGAGCAGCCAGATAAAAAAGTGGTGGTGATTGACCCAAGACGCACCGCCAGCTGCGACTTGGCGGATTTGCATTTGGCGATCAAGCCCGGCACTGATGCCTTGTTATTCAATGGGTTACTGGCCTATCTTGCCAAGCATAATCATTTAGATGCTGAATTTATTATCGAGCATACCGAAGGGTTGGTGCTGGCGTTGGATCAGGCCGAGCAAACCGCCGGTCATGATTTAACACAGTTGGCGCAGTCCTGTGGCGTGGATGAAGCCGATTTAACCCAGTTTTTTGATTGGTTTGCCAATAGGCCGCGCACGGTGAGTTTTTACTCGCAAGGCGTCAATCAATCAACTTCGGGTGTTGATAAGTCGAATGCGATTATCAATGTCCATCTTGCCACCGGTCGGATTGGCAAGTTGGGGGCGGGGCCCTTTTCGATTACCGGTCAGCCGAATGCAATGGGCGGGCGCGAAGTCGGCGGTTTGGCGAATCAATTAGCAGCGCACATGGATTTTCATCAACCCGAAGCGATTGAGCGGGTTGCCCGATTTTGGCGCGCACCGAAGATGGCCCAACAAAACGGCCTAAAAGCGGTCGAGATGTTTGAGGCGGTGCATCGTGGCGAGATTAAGGCGATTTGGATTATGCACACCAACCCGGTGGTGTCGATGCCGGATGCGGATTTTGTGCGCGAAGCCTTGCAAGCTTGTGAGTTGGTGATTGTGTCGGACAATATGGCCGACACGGATACCACTCGTTGTGCGAATATTTTATTGCCCGCCGCCTCTTGGGGGGAAAAAGACGGCACAGTGACCAATTCGGATCGGCATATTTCACGCCAACGCGCGTTTTGTAAAGCACCAGGTCTGGCACAAGCCGATTGGTGGTGGATCTGCCAAGTGGCGCAAGAAATGGGCTTTGCCGAGGCGTTTAATTATCAAACGCCTTATCAGATTTTTATGGAACACGTGGCGTTATCGGCGTTTGAGAATGATGGCGTGATCAGTCGGCGTGACTTTGATTTATCGGGTTTGTTCTCGCTCAGTGAACAGGCCTATCAGCAGTTTGCCCCGACACCTTGGCCGGTTAATGCTCAGCATCCACACGGTCAAGCCAGACTGTTTGCAGACGGCCAGTTTTTTACCGCGAATCGCCGTGCCAAATTGATTCCGATTACACCTCAATCGCCCAAAGAAAAGCCTTCACCGGACTATCCGTTTGTGTTGAATACCGGGCGTTATCGCGATCAATGGCACAGCATGACGCGCACTGCTAAAACACCCCGTTTATTGCAGCATCGCGATGAGCCGCGTTTGAGCCTGCATCCCGATGATGCGAAAAGTTTGGGTTTGGCGCAAGGCGATTTGGCGAAGGTTTCCTCGCGATTGGGGCAGGTGATGATGCCGGTTGAGCTGGATGCAGGCTTGGTTAAAGGGCAGGTGTTTGCACCGATTCATTGGACCGGCGTCTATGCCAAACACGGGCGGATTGACAGTTTGATTCCATCGCACACCGACCCCTTATCGGGTCAGCCGGAAAGTAAACACGCGGTGGTGAATATTCAGGTCTGGTCAGCGGCTTATCGCGCTGGTTTTTGGACTAAAGACACTGCTTGGCAGCCTGATGATTCCATAGGCTATTGGGTGAAAGTGCCAAAAGCAAACGCCGTTTTTTGGCATTTGGCGGATAAGAAAGCCTTTGATTTAGCGCATTGGCAATCGGCGAATCCGCAACTGGGTGAACCGGATCTGCGTTTAGAAGATAGCGCATTAGGTACGGCGCGCTTCGTTTGGCTGGATGCGCAAGGGGGTTTAAAAGCGGTGCTGTTTGTAGCGCCCAGTGTTGATTTGCAAGCGCCCTATGATTGGGTATCTGGGTTGTTTGACCAGCTCAGTCTTAGTCAAAACGAGCGCTACAGTCTGCTCAGTGGCATGGCGATTGAGCAAGAAGATGTCGGAGCGATTATTTGCAGTTGCTTTCAAGTGGGGGATAAAACCTTGCGTGCCGCGATGGCGCAGGGTTGCGATACGGTGCAGAAACTTGGTGAGAAAACCTGCGCCGGTACCAATTGCGGTTCGTGTATTCCTGAATTAAAAGCGTTGCTTGCCCTGTAG
- the nirD gene encoding nitrite reductase small subunit NirD, with product MGEFKKVCQVSDLIDNAGIPALLDTTPIALFYVKGKVYALDNFDPIGQASVMSRGIVGSIKGQLVVASPLYKEHYDLANGQCLENPEMKLTVFPVQVRGATGEEAVWVAQP from the coding sequence ATGGGCGAGTTTAAAAAAGTATGCCAAGTTTCTGATTTAATTGATAATGCAGGTATCCCTGCCTTATTGGACACCACACCGATTGCGCTGTTTTATGTCAAAGGCAAGGTCTATGCGTTGGATAACTTTGATCCGATTGGGCAAGCCAGTGTGATGTCGCGCGGCATCGTTGGCAGTATCAAAGGCCAGTTGGTGGTGGCCTCACCGCTTTACAAAGAGCATTACGATTTGGCCAACGGTCAATGCCTTGAAAACCCAGAGATGAAACTGACGGTGTTTCCTGTTCAGGTGCGTGGTGCGACAGGTGAGGAGGCGGTATGGGTCGCACAGCCATAG